In Sphingomonas sp. LR60, the following are encoded in one genomic region:
- a CDS encoding Wzz/FepE/Etk N-terminal domain-containing protein — protein MIAHILKVLRLRWLVIALCGALGLTLAVLYALLWPSTYEATASVVAVVQSPETLGSRTIAEQLSSDYLLTQEDILKSERVARQVVARTGLAKAPGAAERFGWDPSNGPLDEVIARQISGGLNVASSAVNSRVIDISYASSDPVFSAQMANAFATAFIDVNVDLQGEPARRTVAAYTKQLDAIAKQMTERQKALAAKERQLGIVSSKGESDPDSAQLAALSSGLATAQAQSAAAASRAGGAALPDALSSPVVQSLQTEIARVEGQRQLLQTTLGANHPDYKQLVSQLAGLRGQLAAQQRLIRQSAAAAAAQARAAEGGLNSAVNRQRDQVIRARADQNEVSVMEQDLANLRTSYDQVAQRRAQLLVLGNNAENNISLLSKATVDTTPVAPRRLRSVLAGLILGLGLGVAIVLALEFLDRRIRLSSQLETLLGIPDLGSIRPQGHRQTQLPRFVAGLLPSAKH, from the coding sequence GTGATTGCGCATATCTTGAAGGTCCTGCGGCTCCGCTGGCTGGTCATCGCGCTGTGCGGTGCGCTCGGTCTGACGCTGGCGGTCTTGTACGCCCTGCTCTGGCCATCGACCTATGAGGCGACCGCCTCCGTCGTCGCGGTCGTGCAGTCACCCGAAACGCTCGGCTCCCGGACGATCGCCGAGCAGCTTTCGTCGGACTATCTGCTGACGCAGGAAGACATTCTGAAGAGCGAGCGGGTGGCGCGTCAGGTCGTCGCGCGCACCGGGCTCGCCAAGGCACCCGGCGCCGCCGAACGCTTCGGATGGGATCCGAGCAACGGCCCGCTCGACGAAGTGATCGCACGCCAGATCAGCGGCGGGCTCAACGTCGCGTCCAGCGCCGTCAATTCGCGCGTGATCGACATCAGCTACGCCAGCAGTGATCCCGTCTTCTCCGCGCAAATGGCGAATGCCTTCGCCACGGCCTTCATCGATGTGAACGTCGACCTGCAGGGCGAGCCGGCGCGCCGCACCGTCGCCGCCTACACCAAGCAACTCGACGCGATCGCCAAGCAGATGACCGAGCGCCAGAAGGCGCTCGCCGCGAAGGAGCGGCAGCTCGGCATCGTCTCGTCGAAGGGCGAGAGCGATCCCGACTCCGCGCAACTCGCCGCATTGTCGTCGGGCCTGGCGACCGCGCAGGCGCAATCCGCTGCGGCGGCCTCACGCGCCGGCGGCGCCGCGCTGCCCGACGCGCTGTCGAGCCCGGTCGTGCAGTCGTTGCAGACCGAGATCGCGCGGGTCGAGGGGCAGCGCCAGCTGCTCCAGACGACGCTGGGCGCCAACCACCCCGACTATAAGCAGCTCGTCTCGCAGCTGGCGGGGCTGCGCGGACAGTTGGCGGCGCAACAGCGGCTGATCCGCCAGAGCGCCGCCGCTGCCGCCGCACAGGCCCGCGCGGCCGAAGGCGGCCTGAACTCGGCGGTCAATCGGCAGCGTGACCAGGTCATCCGCGCGCGCGCCGACCAGAACGAAGTGTCGGTGATGGAGCAGGATCTCGCCAACCTCCGCACGTCCTACGATCAGGTCGCGCAGCGTCGTGCGCAGTTGCTGGTGCTCGGCAACAATGCCGAGAACAACATCTCGCTGCTGTCGAAGGCTACGGTGGATACGACCCCGGTCGCACCGCGTCGCCTGCGCAGCGTGCTCGCGGGATTGATCCTGGGCCTGGGCCTCGGGGTCGCGATCGTGCTGGCACTCGAGTTCCTCGATCGCCGCATCCGCTTGAGTTCGCAGCTCGAAACGCTGCTCGGCATTCCCGATCTGGGCAGCATCCGCCCGCAGGGGCATCGTCAGACGCAGCTGCCGCGGTTCGTCGCGGGTCTGTTGCCGTCGGCGAAGCACTAG
- a CDS encoding SLBB domain-containing protein has product MLQPSDTLIVNDAATFYISGEVQKGGSYPIEPNLTVGRAIAIAGGLTPRGSSGRVKVTRNENAADRTFKAKTGEPVKPRDLIVVGSRIF; this is encoded by the coding sequence GTGCTGCAACCCAGCGACACGCTGATCGTCAACGACGCGGCGACCTTCTACATTTCCGGCGAGGTCCAGAAGGGCGGCTCCTATCCGATCGAGCCCAATCTGACCGTCGGCCGCGCGATCGCGATTGCCGGGGGCCTCACCCCGCGCGGGTCGTCCGGGCGGGTCAAGGTCACGCGGAATGAAAATGCCGCCGATCGGACGTTCAAGGCGAAGACTGGTGAGCCGGTCAAGCCGCGGGATCTGATCGTCGTCGGTTCGCGCATCTTCTGA
- a CDS encoding lipopolysaccharide biosynthesis protein: protein MRRALMLLITLLSTVTVARLVAPREYGLANMATVILAFGQVFRDFGMTNAVMRKEQIDRDELSFIFWFNVAATLLISAIIVVSAPAISDFYKEPAVLWVIEFSVIGFVASGVALQHVALLNREFRFGVVAAVDIFALLIGFITTLTLAFIRHDVWAIVTGTVVQSVVGSSLFLFISKWRPDRPKRPENLGDLLKFGANTSIFSISVFLSGNVSVVAIGHYLGSALLGQFNRAQTLFALPSTNLVQPISQATIPLLRRLRSQPEEYRATYVGLVRNLCAILTPAAVILAFGGPSIAIWLLGPKWVIAGKILAALAPALAGVGLGYAIADLFITQDRSAEMRTLGLFEMVIRVGAVLFGVQFGVIGVAIAFSTATLAVVLLRLFVAGRRGPVTAADQLRAVIPSIPLFVGALVGCVAVMLLTRDKNLSATILSLIYIAAGSAGTVAVGCCFAGSRQSLLDLARVFGLARAAGALTKRFRPKSAA, encoded by the coding sequence ATGCGGCGCGCGCTGATGCTGCTGATCACGCTTCTGTCGACGGTAACGGTGGCGCGCCTCGTGGCGCCCCGGGAATATGGTCTTGCCAATATGGCAACGGTCATCCTCGCGTTCGGGCAGGTGTTCCGCGACTTCGGCATGACCAATGCGGTCATGCGCAAGGAGCAGATCGACCGCGACGAGCTGTCGTTCATCTTCTGGTTCAACGTCGCCGCGACGTTGCTGATCTCCGCCATCATCGTCGTCTCAGCCCCGGCGATCAGCGATTTCTATAAAGAGCCGGCGGTGCTGTGGGTCATCGAATTCTCGGTGATCGGCTTCGTCGCTTCAGGGGTGGCGCTACAGCACGTCGCGCTGCTCAACCGCGAATTTCGCTTCGGCGTCGTCGCCGCGGTCGACATCTTCGCGCTGCTGATCGGTTTCATCACGACGCTGACGCTGGCGTTCATCCGGCACGACGTCTGGGCGATCGTGACCGGCACCGTCGTCCAGAGTGTCGTCGGATCGAGCCTGTTCCTCTTCATCTCGAAGTGGCGCCCCGACAGGCCGAAGCGTCCCGAGAACCTTGGTGACCTGCTGAAGTTCGGCGCCAACACCTCGATCTTCTCGATCTCGGTGTTCCTGTCGGGCAACGTATCGGTGGTGGCCATCGGCCATTATCTTGGGTCGGCGCTGCTCGGGCAGTTCAATCGTGCGCAAACTTTGTTTGCGTTGCCGAGCACCAACCTCGTCCAGCCGATCTCGCAGGCGACGATCCCGCTGCTGCGGCGGTTGCGGTCGCAGCCCGAAGAATATCGCGCGACCTACGTCGGCCTCGTGCGAAATCTGTGCGCGATCCTGACCCCGGCGGCAGTGATCCTCGCCTTTGGCGGACCGAGCATCGCCATCTGGCTGCTCGGACCCAAGTGGGTGATCGCGGGCAAGATCCTGGCGGCGCTTGCACCGGCGCTTGCCGGCGTTGGGCTCGGCTATGCGATCGCCGACCTTTTCATCACGCAGGATCGCTCGGCAGAGATGCGGACGCTCGGGCTGTTCGAAATGGTGATCCGCGTCGGGGCGGTGCTGTTCGGCGTGCAATTCGGCGTGATCGGCGTCGCGATCGCCTTCTCGACCGCGACGCTGGCCGTGGTGCTGCTGCGGCTGTTTGTGGCAGGGCGTCGCGGACCGGTGACGGCAGCGGATCAGCTTCGCGCCGTGATCCCCAGCATACCTTTGTTCGTGGGCGCGTTGGTCGGCTGCGTCGCGGTCATGCTGCTCACTCGCGACAAGAACCTTTCGGCGACGATCCTGTCGCTCATCTACATCGCGGCCGGCAGCGCCGGCACCGTGGCGGTCGGTTGTTGTTTTGCAGGGTCGCGCCAGTCGCTGCTCGATCTGGCGCGCGTGTTCGGGCTGGCGCGAGCGGCTGGCGCGCTGACGAAGCGATTTCGGCCGAAGTCGGCCGCGTAG